A portion of the Planctomycetota bacterium genome contains these proteins:
- a CDS encoding methyltransferase domain-containing protein — MAHASQGEPLRLHIGGEHAAPGWKIVNIDPALPHVDFVGSATDLSAFADATVDEVYGSHIYEHLSYSTELLQAFGEVHRVLKPGGVFKLGVPDLSVLCALFLDPSLTREEQFYVMRMIYGGQTDAFDYHKGGYSFELMGEFMHAAGFRRIQKVDGFNLFPDTSNMTFRGMPISLNMQGVKPRPGEPEHAA; from the coding sequence ATGGCGCACGCGTCCCAGGGCGAGCCGCTGCGGCTGCACATCGGCGGGGAACACGCCGCGCCGGGCTGGAAGATCGTCAACATCGACCCCGCCCTGCCGCACGTCGACTTCGTCGGCAGCGCGACCGACCTCTCCGCGTTCGCCGACGCCACGGTCGACGAGGTGTACGGCTCGCACATCTACGAGCACCTGTCGTACAGCACCGAGCTGCTGCAGGCCTTCGGCGAGGTGCACCGCGTGCTGAAGCCGGGCGGGGTCTTCAAGCTCGGCGTGCCCGATCTGTCCGTGCTGTGCGCGCTGTTCCTCGATCCATCGCTCACGCGCGAGGAGCAGTTCTACGTGATGCGGATGATCTACGGCGGGCAGACCGACGCCTTCGACTACCACAAGGGCGGGTACAGCTTCGAGCTCATGGGCGAGTTCATGCACGCCGCGGGGTTCCGGCGCATCCAGAAGGTCGACGGGTTCAACCTGTTCCCCGACACGTCGAACATGACGTTCCGGGGCATGCCGATCAGCCTCAACATGCAGGGCGTCAAGCCCCGCCCGGGCGAGCCCGAGCACGCCGCCTGA
- a CDS encoding four helix bundle protein yields the protein MSKGRLRAEFLERTEAFADRAVAVAEQLAAEGRFARLAEQLAAAACSVGANCAEADQAMSDKDFRKCLAIAAKELAETRFWLRLVVRRAWIPDSRLQPLLLELAEIKLILGTILNKTDPRRRSRLPRVSIALPVTPNPDVAP from the coding sequence GTGAGCAAGGGTCGGCTGAGAGCGGAGTTTCTCGAGCGAACCGAAGCGTTCGCGGATCGCGCCGTGGCGGTCGCGGAGCAGCTCGCGGCCGAAGGTCGCTTCGCGCGACTCGCCGAACAGCTCGCCGCGGCCGCCTGCTCGGTGGGCGCGAACTGCGCCGAAGCGGACCAGGCAATGAGCGACAAGGACTTCCGCAAGTGCCTCGCGATCGCCGCGAAAGAACTCGCCGAAACCCGATTCTGGCTGCGCCTCGTCGTTCGGCGCGCCTGGATCCCCGACTCACGCCTCCAACCGTTGCTCCTCGAACTCGCGGAGATCAAGCTCATCCTCGGGACCATTCTGAACAAGACCGATCCGCGGCGAAGATCCCGGCTTCCTCGGGTATCGATCGCCCTGCCCGTCACCCCCAACCCGGATGTCGCCCCCTGA
- the trxB gene encoding thioredoxin-disulfide reductase, translated as MSASAGDVHKVVIIGSGPAGWTAAIYAARAALDPVVYIGVPKQDPGPVLPGGQLMLTTEVENYPGFPHGVMGPEMMDKFRAQAERFKTRVIEDDIVRCDFTTRPFTLHAGEGGVVRAHAVIIATGATANWLGLENEMRLARSGGGVSACAVCDGALPIFRGQDVAIVGGGDTAMEEGSYLTKFAGTVHLVHRRDTLRASKIMQQRFLSRPNVKAHWNKVVVDVLGQDVIEGLLLEDTVTGERSTLPVKGLFVAIGHTPTTRFLQGTTLEFTDKGYLMLRSRSSRTNIPGVFGAGDVADSEYRQAVTAAGMGCQAALDAERWLAAEGIH; from the coding sequence GTGAGCGCATCCGCCGGCGACGTGCACAAGGTGGTCATCATCGGATCCGGGCCCGCGGGCTGGACGGCGGCGATCTACGCCGCCCGGGCAGCCCTCGACCCGGTGGTCTACATCGGCGTGCCCAAGCAGGACCCCGGCCCGGTGCTGCCGGGCGGGCAGTTGATGCTGACCACCGAGGTGGAGAACTACCCCGGGTTCCCGCACGGGGTGATGGGCCCGGAGATGATGGACAAGTTCCGCGCCCAGGCCGAGCGGTTCAAGACGCGGGTGATCGAGGACGACATCGTCCGGTGCGACTTCACGACGCGTCCCTTCACGCTGCACGCGGGGGAGGGGGGCGTGGTGCGGGCCCACGCGGTGATCATCGCGACGGGCGCGACGGCGAACTGGCTGGGGCTGGAGAACGAGATGCGCCTGGCCCGCTCGGGCGGGGGCGTGTCGGCGTGCGCGGTGTGCGATGGCGCGCTGCCGATCTTCCGGGGGCAGGACGTCGCGATCGTGGGCGGGGGCGACACCGCGATGGAAGAGGGCTCGTACCTCACGAAGTTCGCGGGCACCGTGCACCTGGTGCACCGGCGCGACACGCTGCGCGCGAGCAAGATCATGCAGCAGCGGTTCCTGTCGCGTCCGAACGTGAAGGCCCACTGGAACAAGGTCGTGGTCGACGTGCTGGGGCAGGACGTCATCGAGGGGCTGCTGCTCGAGGACACCGTCACGGGCGAGCGGAGCACGCTTCCGGTGAAGGGGCTGTTCGTCGCGATCGGGCACACGCCGACGACCAGGTTCCTGCAGGGCACGACGCTGGAGTTCACCGACAAGGGCTACCTGATGCTGCGGTCGCGCTCGAGCCGCACGAACATCCCGGGCGTCTTCGGCGCGGGCGACGTGGCGGACAGCGAGTACCGCCAGGCCGTCACCGCCGCGGGCATGGGGTGCCAGGCGGCGTTGGACGCCGAGCGGTGGCTCGCGGCCGAGGGCATCCACTGA
- the iscU gene encoding Fe-S cluster assembly scaffold IscU, with protein sequence MAYGPKIIDHYERPRNVGNFGTSAEIKTRKDIGVGLVGAPECGDVMQLQIKVNDQGVIEDAKFKTFGCGSAIASSSLATEWLKGRTVDQAAEIRNTMIVEELSLPPVKIHCSVLAEDAIRAAIEDYKAKNAQTTASPSGASA encoded by the coding sequence ATGGCGTACGGCCCCAAGATCATTGATCACTACGAGCGCCCGCGAAACGTCGGCAACTTCGGCACCAGCGCCGAGATCAAGACGCGCAAGGACATCGGCGTCGGCCTCGTCGGCGCGCCCGAGTGCGGCGACGTCATGCAACTGCAGATCAAGGTCAACGACCAGGGCGTCATCGAGGACGCCAAGTTCAAGACCTTCGGCTGCGGGTCGGCCATCGCGTCGTCCTCGCTCGCCACCGAGTGGCTGAAGGGCCGCACCGTCGACCAGGCCGCCGAGATCCGCAACACCATGATCGTCGAGGAACTCAGCCTCCCGCCGGTCAAGATCCACTGCTCGGTCCTGGCCGAGGACGCCATCCGGGCCGCCATCGAGGACTACAAGGCCAAGAACGCCCAGACGACCGCCTCGCCCTCCGGCGCCTCGGCCTGA
- a CDS encoding iron-sulfur cluster assembly accessory protein encodes MATHTTEPQTQDATQQTGIVLTELAAKEIHRIIEEQELNKEAVRLRVGVRGGGCSGFQYLLDLTETQKDTDEVSVQHGVTVICDPKSLLYLNGVTVDFRDEIMGRGFVFNNPNASGTCGCGSSFQV; translated from the coding sequence ATGGCCACGCACACCACCGAACCGCAGACGCAGGACGCCACCCAGCAGACGGGCATCGTGCTGACGGAGTTGGCGGCGAAGGAGATCCACCGGATCATCGAGGAACAGGAGCTGAACAAGGAGGCCGTCCGCCTCCGCGTCGGCGTTCGGGGCGGGGGGTGCTCGGGCTTTCAGTACCTGCTCGACCTCACCGAGACCCAGAAGGACACCGACGAAGTGTCGGTCCAACACGGCGTGACGGTCATCTGCGACCCCAAGAGCCTGCTGTACCTCAACGGGGTCACCGTGGACTTCCGCGACGAGATCATGGGACGCGGGTTCGTCTTCAACAACCCCAACGCCTCGGGCACCTGCGGCTGCGGCAGCAGCTTCCAGGTCTGA